In Blastopirellula sediminis, the following proteins share a genomic window:
- a CDS encoding ester cyclase, producing the protein MEQVKALARRWFEEVWNQRRDEAIQELAAHDAIAHLESGVVINGAEVFKSFRDNLLAALPDMKVEVEAVIADGDAAVVRWNFVGSHKGEGFGFKPTGRTIQARGLTWFRFEDGKIVEGWDSWNQSATFQRMIGDDPASDSAFRAI; encoded by the coding sequence ATGGAACAGGTCAAGGCGCTCGCACGTCGATGGTTTGAAGAAGTTTGGAATCAGCGCCGCGATGAAGCAATTCAAGAATTAGCCGCCCACGACGCCATCGCCCATCTGGAATCAGGCGTCGTCATCAACGGCGCAGAAGTCTTCAAGTCCTTTCGCGACAACTTGCTGGCCGCCTTGCCTGATATGAAGGTTGAAGTCGAAGCCGTCATCGCCGATGGAGACGCCGCCGTAGTGCGTTGGAACTTCGTCGGCAGCCACAAGGGGGAAGGCTTCGGCTTTAAACCGACCGGCCGCACGATCCAAGCCCGAGGTCTTACCTGGTTTCGCTTCGAAGATGGCAAGATCGTCGAAGGGTGGGATAGCTGGAATCAGAGCGCGACTTTCCAGCGGATGATCGGCGACGATCCGGCGTCCGACTCGGCGTTTCGCGCGATCTGA